A genomic region of Microtus ochrogaster isolate Prairie Vole_2 unplaced genomic scaffold, MicOch1.0 UNK4, whole genome shotgun sequence contains the following coding sequences:
- the Cep41 gene encoding centrosomal protein of 41 kDa isoform X2 produces MRGGLGGSDYRYKKDELFKRLKVTTFAQLVIQVASLSDQTLEVTAEGIQRLEDNDSTTSEADAEIAAKTNGKGSPGEQSPSPVQFINSTGAGDSSRSTLQSVISGVGELDVDKGLVKKEEPSGKDMPYPDCPFLLLDVRDRDSYQQCHIVGAYSYPIATLSRTMNPYSNDILEYKNAHGKIIIMYDDDERLASQAATTMCERGFENLFMLSGGLKVLAQKFPEGLVTGSLPASCQQALPLGSARKRSSPKMPPLPAENKWRFTPEDLKKIECYLEADQGLTGNHSRMNQNNSAGRDLKVPAGRSGQNLPTGGPASHSNPRTLNSGHLQGKPWK; encoded by the exons ATTACAGATACAAAAAAGACGAACTTTTCAAGAGACTGAAAGTTACCACCTTTGCCCAGCTG GTCATTCAAGTTGCTTCCCTGTCAGATCAAACACTGGAAGTGACAGCTGAGGGGATTCAAAGGCTTGAAG ACAATGATTCTACAACTTCAGAGGCTGATGCTGAAATTGCTGCCAAGACCAATGGAAAAGGGAGCCCTGGGGAGCAGTCACCCAGTCCTGTCCAGTTCATCAACAGCACTGGAGCAGGGGACTCCAGTCGCTCCACTCTCCAGAG CGTCATCAGTGGCGTTGGGGAACTGGATGTAGACAAAGGGCTAGTAAAAAAAGAAGAGCCCAGTGGTAAAGACATGCCTTATCCGGACTGCCCCTTCCTGCTGCTAGACGTGCGCGACAGAGACTCTTATCAGCAGTGCCACATTGTCGGGG CTTACAGTTACCCAATTGCAACTCTGTCCAGGACAATGAACCCCTATTCAAACGACATACTTGAGTAT AAAAATGCTCACGGCAAGATCATCATTATGTACGACGACGACGAGAGGCTGGCGAGCCAGGCGGCCACCACCATGTGTGAACGCGGCTTTGAAAACCTCTTCATGCTCTCTGGGG GTCTGAAAGTCTTAGCTCAGAAATTCCCAGAAGGACTGGTCACTGGTTCCCTGCCAGCTTCTTGCCAGCAGGCCCTCCCTCTTGGTTCTGCCCGGAAGCGATCCAGCCCCAAAATGCCACCCCTGCCAGCTGAGAACAAGTGGAGATTTACTCCAGAAGACTTAAAAAAGATAGAATGTTATCTGGAAGCGGACCAGGGGCTGACAGGCAATCACA GCCGAATGAACCAGAATAACTCTGCCGGAAGAGACTTGAAGGTGCCTGCTGGCCGCAGTGGCCAGAACCTGCCTACCGGGGGTCCTGCTAGCCACTCAAACCCCCGCACACTCAACAGTGGTCACCTGCAAGGCAAACCCTGGAAGTGA